One part of the Streptomyces sp. NBC_00286 genome encodes these proteins:
- a CDS encoding DUF397 domain-containing protein, whose amino-acid sequence MSGTLRWFKSSYSNDSGGACLEVAYDWHKSSYSSDSGGECVEIATCPQAHATTIHIRDSKNPGGPTLTVTRDAWTPLLTTLRAKM is encoded by the coding sequence ATGAGCGGCACCCTTCGGTGGTTCAAGTCGAGCTACAGCAATGACAGCGGCGGCGCTTGCCTCGAAGTCGCGTACGACTGGCACAAGTCGTCGTACAGCAGCGACAGCGGCGGCGAATGCGTCGAGATAGCCACCTGTCCCCAAGCCCACGCCACCACCATCCACATCCGCGACTCCAAGAACCCTGGCGGCCCAACCCTCACCGTCACCCGCGACGCCTGGACCCCCCTCCTCACCACCCTTCGCGCGAAAATGTGA
- a CDS encoding helix-turn-helix domain-containing protein, whose protein sequence is MARAENKTEAGGTARMVAALAKALREQRGLSQEQLGKLIGYTAAAISAMETCAQPASDQMLVKLEEVLGGGLGVFEKARALMRLEKYPAQFKDYVLLEQRALTLSTYVTFVVHGLFQTEEYARALIGGGYPPHKDERVEELVEARLARRALFDRDPTVLIELVVEESALRRTIGSNKIMHGQLLHLAECSRRRNVMLQVLPMDCGLDGEHAGCRGDMTLVETPEHEDLAYLEPQDESILVSDPSKVTTYAQRYAKIRSQALGPRESLGLIERLAGERE, encoded by the coding sequence ATGGCGCGGGCGGAGAACAAGACGGAAGCGGGCGGTACGGCGCGCATGGTGGCCGCCCTGGCGAAGGCGCTGCGTGAGCAACGAGGCCTCTCCCAGGAGCAGTTGGGGAAGCTGATCGGGTACACGGCGGCGGCGATCAGCGCGATGGAGACGTGCGCGCAGCCCGCGAGCGATCAGATGCTCGTCAAGCTGGAGGAGGTGCTTGGGGGCGGGCTGGGGGTGTTCGAGAAGGCGCGGGCGTTGATGCGGTTGGAGAAGTACCCGGCGCAGTTCAAGGACTACGTGCTGCTGGAGCAGCGTGCGCTGACGCTCTCCACGTACGTGACGTTCGTGGTCCACGGCCTCTTCCAGACCGAGGAGTACGCTCGCGCGCTGATCGGCGGCGGCTATCCGCCCCACAAGGACGAGCGCGTCGAGGAACTGGTCGAAGCACGGTTGGCGCGGCGGGCACTGTTCGACCGCGATCCAACAGTGCTGATCGAGCTGGTCGTTGAGGAATCCGCGCTACGGCGCACCATCGGCAGCAACAAGATCATGCACGGGCAGCTCCTGCACCTCGCGGAGTGCTCCAGGCGTCGCAATGTGATGCTCCAGGTACTGCCGATGGACTGCGGGCTGGACGGTGAACACGCGGGCTGCCGCGGCGATATGACGCTGGTGGAAACCCCCGAGCACGAAGACCTCGCCTACCTGGAACCCCAGGACGAGAGCATCCTTGTGAGCGACCCCTCAAAGGTGACGACGTACGCACAGCGCTATGCGAAGATCCGCTCACAGGCCCTGGGCCCACGAGAATCGCTGGGCCTCATCGAGCGGTTGGCAGGAGAACGGGAATGA